The DNA sequence CCCCTGCCGTCCACGGTGAGCTCGATTCCGTGCGGAGATTTGATTCCTTAGTATTGAGGTCGCTCAGGTGGCTGTCAGGTGGCTGCATGGGCTGGTGAGGTCTTCCGCATACTGAGCGGACAATAACTACACCTGCGGGATTCGTCCTCGGCAGCCTTAAAAGCATCCGGTGCTCAACGCTCCCTTTCTGGTGGGTCTGTTTGGCTCCAAGAGCCATTTCTGGAGTGCAGCTATTCGGTTTGACAGGTATTATGACGAGGATCTGCTGCCTTTGTAGAGTTAGAAACAGCTTCTGTATACAAATCATTTAGCCTAAGGCAGCGTTAGAATTATGATATGAAATCCCAGCCTCTGCAAAAGCCAGAAACGGCTTGTTTCATTTTGCCTGTGTAGGCAGCGATGGTCCGCCTTTCCTGGAGTCAGAAACAGCTTCTACGTTTGACTTAGGCAACAAGGCATAGGGAATCGCTGCCTCTATCGAAGCCATAAATTGCTTCTAATAGCAATACACAACAAGTCTGTAGGCGATTGTGGATGCAACCACGCTTCCGGATTCTTAAGACGATCTCCCTCGTtgattctcttcttcttttgaaTCATCATCCGTTGCAACATGAGGGTGTCAAGGAGTGTGACGAACCCTTGATCAGAACCTCTGAGAGGGATACTGGGTTAAAGTCACGACCTGACACTGGGAGTGGAGCGCAGGAAGCCTCGTCCAATCATTGAGAGTCAGGAACCAACCAATAAGAGATTGGTCATGGACCTGGAGGAATGATCAATAATCAGGATCACTGATCATTAAGAATGATCCATGATCAGGGGCTTGGCatggtctatatatacggaggaactagatagctcATAGATAGTTCCGCAATATGCAATACAAATACTGTACAAGTGTTAATCAGGCATTGTGATTACATTGAGACAAGTCTATTATTGTGCACCTTTTGgctgcaccgaaccaccCATCTAGAAGCTACTTTCAGCTgtgtatccctttcagaggttctggatagcAGTTCGTCACAGTTGATATCACACGTAACCACCAACAGGCCTTGGCCACGACCAACAGCACAGTAAACTGCAAGTCCTGGACCAGTCATTGGGAAGTAAAGCGAGCAAATAAGCCGCAGGCGGCATGGGCAGACGTATTATTGGTTCAACCTCTCGGCGGTCTGGATAGGCAGAAAAGGGAATCGTGCTAGATGCGGTTCTTTCGAGCTTGGCGCTTTCCTTTCTCTTGGTGGACTTCTTCCATTggacgaacccctgtacagaacctctgaaagggatactcGGTCGAAGGCTACTTCTGACAATTAGTTCGGTGCAGTTAAACAGTGCATAATAAGATATCTCAATATAAACACAAggataccgtgaatacaagctgtgattgcatactgcggaactatctacaagctatctagttcctccgtatatatgGACCTTAGTCTTCTCGGATCATTGCCAAGCCTCCATAATCCTATATCCAAATCGCTGGATCATTGCAATAATCCCATAATCCATTTCCTGGATCGTTGGATTATCTCTATAATCTAATGATCCATTCCTCATTAGTCCGTTGTTTTGATCCTCTGATTAGTCACTCACCGTCCCGAGCCCCGCAGAACTGTGGGTTGTGACATTACCTCGCTAGTCAAGAAGCAGCGCCATCAACTGGTACCCGGGCTAGAATATCTAGTCTAGGCGAAAGCCTCCGGCTCAGCACCAGATATAGTGCGGTTGGGCGCCGTGCGGCTGCGCCGTCCTCTGAGAAGCAACGGCAGGTCCTTGACGAGATGGAATAGCGCGTCTAGGACCACCAAGCCGAACGCGCACAAAGGACCTAAGATAGCGAAGACGGTAAAGCCGTACGAAACCTGCTGGAAGGCGGCATTTTCCCTAAGCCGTTCCGTGGCGAGACCGACCTGCATCGCGGTCAGCACCAGGGCGATGAAGACGGTGGCAGTAGTTATCCAGGTGAGGTTATCGCGGAAGAAGCTACCGTAGTTGTGCCGACCGCGGAGGTAGGGGTTGAACAGTGGGAGGCTGGTTAAGCGGTGGATGATATTGATACGGGAGAGACGGAGCTCGGCACGCAGGAAGCGAGGGTGGACAACATCTAGTTCGCGCTCATACATTCGGAGGAGCTCTCTGGCCAGGATCTTCCAGTCTGCCCATTCTAGTGGCTTGTCGTCTTCCCTGTAAGGAAAGAGGTGCTTTTCGTTGGCGATATAGAAGTCGCTCTCCGACGATACGAGACAGGCGTACGTGTAGAGAAAGCCGAGGGCGACTCTCCGTGGGATTCCCCGGCACGTATCCGCCGGAGGGTCGTGGCAGGCGCAGGCATCCGGGCATTGTAGGTTGGTGCTGCAAAAAGCTGGATCGAGGAGAAAGCGTGGGACGGGCTTAATCAAGAGCTTCCCCTTGTTATCCCAGAGGAGGTGCAGATCCATCCGGTCGGTGATAGTGATCTCCCGACCTATGGCGACATGAGAGTGCAGCGGCATGGCGGGACGCTTTGCGCCGGCAAACCATAGGTGTTGCATCATATCAGCTAGGTCTCCGAGAGAAAGCTCCCTCCGTAAAAAGGTCGGTATGTCCTTCGCCGGGTTACCGACCGCGCGCCTTCCGGCGGCCTCATGGTAGTGGTAGGTAGCCGGTAATATATCCGTAGCGggcttctctttctccttcttcccgaGCACCTCGGTTTCGAGCTATATACGCATATCGTCAGAGGGTATAAACGCTTGAAGGCCAGTAGGGCTGCTAACGCACCGGCCAGAGCAAGTAGTCTGGCGGAACCATGTGGAATGCGGGCGGGAGCGACGGGAGCTAGCTAGTCGTCGGGTCGGAGGGGTCGGCGCGTCTGTCTGCCTTTAGCAGCCAGACTCACGGAGGGTACTGCGCGCACGCTGTTAGCTAAACTCGCCGGCCATAACTCCAGGGGAAGCTCAGCTCTATTACTATATCGTGCCTCCACAGTTTCCACGTCTCACGCGTTATCTTGACACAATTGGGAGCTTCTCGAGACGCGCGTTCATCACTTGTAAAGGCGATAGACAGTGTTTGATGGTCTGTCGTTTGGTTGGGCTCCGAGCAGATATCCAATTGCGTCGCGACTACTTGGGCGAGACAGCGTTGGCCGCAACCGCCATTGGCGTCTGGCCCCGCGGATCGAAATGATTGGACGTGGACGCTCCCTGGTTTCGAACGTGCTGCCCAATGCGGGTTGAGCGAGAATCGCCAACAGTTCAGCTTCTAACACCAGGCATTTGGACCTTTGTCCCCCAGAAGCGATCGGTATTAAACGCTCTTGACTTACTCCACCATACACACCGGCAACGGAGAACCTCCGTTTGGGAGCAGTCCCGCCAACATTCACCGAAGCACAGCATCCGCGGCGCGGGGTCTTGACCGTACAGGCTCCTCAGCCtacctctgcctctgcctcgaCAATGATTTCCGTCAACCTCAGCCAGGGCACCTCTCTGCCCGGATGGACAACTGTCCTTTGTCTCCTGGTCGGCGCAACTGCCGCTTGTCTTTGGTTCCGTTTCCCGCTTACGCGTTCCACGCGGGCATTGTCTTCGGTGAAGCCCACTTCAGATTCCACACGGTCCGCTCGGTCAGGCGTCAGCCTCCGTCAAGTCAACCTTGACAAGAACGAGGCAAACACCGACATCGACATCATTGCCATTCATGGCCTTGACACAAAGTCGCCGGACACGTGGGTATGGGTAGACCCCAACGATCCCAACAATACCGTTAACTGGCTGGCCGACCGGCGAATGCTCCCCAGCCGAGTGGGAGCAGCTCGCATCTTCACATGCGACTGGCCTGCCGACCTACGTCAGCAGTCGTCAGTTCCCACGACGCTCCACGAGTCTGCCCAGTCTTTGCGCGACAGCATACAGCACCTAAAGGCAAATACCACAAGGCCCATTCTCTTCATCGCATCGTGTCTTGGTGGTATTATCTTGATAAAGGCTCTCGAGATTGATAATCAGCACACCAAGGACAACGCCGATTCGCCTTCTCTCACAAGGACAACACGAGGCGTCGTGTTTTTGGCTACACCTTTCCGAGGCACTGCGTTCAAAAACATGCCTGGCCTCCTATTGAAAGCCCTGGCCGCCCTGCAAGACCGAACAGTGACTGCACTGATTGATTACACACTGGGCGCGACCCCCGACCTTGACGAACTTACGAAAGGGTTTATAACGCTAACGAAGAATCACAACTACCAAGTAGTCGTGTTCTGGGAAGCGAGGAATACCGTTCTTCTCCGGAAGTTTCATCTGGCTTGGATAGTGTCGACATGGATCTTACTGGCGTGGCTAGTAGCTCTGACATCAGCTTGGCTGCTTGATTTGTTTTCACCTTGGCTACTCGTCTTTTTCCTCCTTTGGTTACCTGTGTTCTTGTCTTGCCAACCACAGCTGGTACGTATCAAACATTGACTAGTCTAGCTGCCCTACTAATGCCTACTAGCTGGTCAATAAGTACTCGGCAACCCTATCGGATTTTAAGACGCAGCGGCTTGATCGACCCCACGTCATGATGAACAAATTCGCCCACAGCAACTGCACAAATGAGTGCAAGAAGGACTGCACGGAGAGTGATGATTTCGGCCATGTGTCCCGCAAGATCGAGGTAATGCTCAAGATGATTCGTGAAGGAAGTCCACTCGAGCAAGCAGACGGTTGGATTCGCAAAAGACACTATACCCAGGAGAAACTGAAGATTGAGCGACTTTCGGGCGATACGTTGTCCATGGATCGCTGCTACATCAATCTCGCCATTATCGGGGAGCCTAGAGAAAACCCAGAGAAAGGATCGGAAACGGACGCAGCACCTCACAAATCCCCTTTTTCACTCACCGCTCGGCTGAAGGTTGAGACGCCGGAAAAGAATATTCAAGTGGAATTGTCGTCTCTCTTCGATCC is a window from the Podospora pseudocomata strain CBS 415.72m chromosome 6, whole genome shotgun sequence genome containing:
- a CDS encoding hypothetical protein (EggNog:ENOG503P106) — its product is MVPPDYLLWPLETEVLGKKEKEKPATDILPATYHYHEAAGRRAVGNPAKDIPTFLRRELSLGDLADMMQHLWFAGAKRPAMPLHSHVAIGREITITDRMDLHLLWDNKGKLLIKPVPRFLLDPAFCSTNLQCPDACACHDPPADTCRGIPRRVALGFLYTYACLVSSESDFYIANEKHLFPYREDDKPLEWADWKILARELLRMYERELDVVHPRFLRAELRLSRINIIHRLTSLPLFNPYLRGRHNYGSFFRDNLTWITTATVFIALVLTAMQVGLATERLRENAAFQQVSYGFTVFAILGPLCAFGLVVLDALFHLVKDLPLLLRGRRSRTAPNRTISGAEPEAFA